In a genomic window of Vulpes vulpes isolate BD-2025 chromosome 6, VulVul3, whole genome shotgun sequence:
- the LOC112909613 gene encoding olfactory receptor 11L1-like, with protein MDITNQTRVTEFIFLGFPGVLHLRITLFVIFLTVYLLSLTGNTLIIFIVLMDITLQTPMYIFLGNLSFLEIWYTTATVPKLLDTCLSQVVTISVSGCITQYYFFFSMGATECILLAVMAYDRYLAICSPLRYSLLMSIHVCLRFSAGSWIGGFIAPLLPTILISHLNFCGPQKISHFFCDSDPIFKLSCSDTFLVEALGYTCSSVVILSSFLLTMSSYGHIVVTIIKLSSREARKKTFSTCASHLTVVSIYYGTIIFAYVRPPAKYNFTIGKVISVFYCVVTPLVNPLIYTLRNKDVKKAFRKALARKRMLLT; from the coding sequence ATGGATATAACAAACCAAACAAGAGTGACAgagttcatttttcttgggtttcCTGGTGTTCTACATCTGCGGATCACCTTGTTTGTGATATTTCTTACTGTTTATCTACTCTCCCTCACGGGAAACACtctcattattttcattgttctcaTGGATATCACACTCCAAACGCCCATGTACATTTTCTTAGGAAATTTGTCATTCCTGGAGATCTGGTACACCACAGCCACGGTGCCTAAATTGCTGGACACCTGCCTCTCACAGGTTGTTACCATCTCTGTTTCTGGTTGTATCACCCAGTACTACTTCTTTTTCTCCATGGGAGCTACAGAGTGCATCCTGCTGGCGGTGATGGCCTATGATCGGTACCTGGCCATCTGCAGCCCTTTAAGATACTCACTTCTCATGAGTATTCATGTGTGCCTGCGGTTTTCAGCTGGATCTTGGATTGGGGGCTTCATTGCCCCTCTCTTACCTACCATACTCATTTCTCATCTAAATTTCTGTGGCCCCCAGAAGATCAGCCATTTCTTTTGTGACTCAGACCCCATTTTCAAACTCTCCTGCTCAGATACATTTTTGGTGGAGGCTTTGGGCTACACATGTAGCTCTGTTGTGATTCTAAGTTCTTTCCTTCTCACCATGTCTTCCTATGGACACATCGTGGTCACAATAATCAAGCTGTCTTCCAGGGAGGCTCGGAAGAAAACTTTCTCCACCTGTGCCTCCCACCTCACTGTGGTCTCTATCTATTATGGCACCATTATCTTTGCCTATGTTCGCCCTCCAGCCAAGTACAATTTCACCATTGGTAAAGTGATATCAGTGTTCTACTGTGTGGTTACCCCTTTGGTAAATCCTCTAATATATACCCTGAGAaacaaagatgtgaagaaagcTTTCAGAAAAGCTCTAGCAAGAAAGAGAATGCTCTTGACCTGA